The Zeugodacus cucurbitae isolate PBARC_wt_2022May chromosome 4, idZeuCucr1.2, whole genome shotgun sequence genome includes the window ctctacatgaggatgctccggtcttgaaaccttcgttaagtcgcttcattatactctcgcaaaaaatgttgctaaagagagtattatagttttgttcacataacggttgtttgtaacacccaaaagtaaacgagtgagatatagggttatatataccaaagtgatcagggtgaagagtggagttcaaatccgaatgtctgtctgtccgtccgtccgtccgtctgtgcaagctgtaacttgagtaaaaattaagatatcttgatgaaactttgcacacttatttcttggcaccataggaaggttgctttcgaaaatgagcaaaatcgggccactgccacgcccacaaaatggcgaaaaccgaaaacacataaagtgccataactaagccataaataaagctatggaaataaaatttgctatgaaggatcgcactatgaaggggcatatttgaatgtaattgttttggggaagtgggcgtggccccgccccctactaagttttttgtacatatctcgcaagccaatagagctataaaaaccaaactttctgtagtcgttttttttacacttcctaatacagtccaaaaatgaaagaaatcggatcaccacctcccatacaaaagttaggttgaaaattactaaaagtgggttaactcactaaggaaaaacgtcagaaacactaaatttcacataagaaatggtagatgaaagctgcacttagatttttttacaaaatggaaaatgggcgaggcgtcgcccacttatgggtcaaaaactatatctcaggaactactcgaccgatttcaatgaaacttggtttgtaatagtttccttacatcccaatgatatgttgtgaaaataggccaaatcgcttcacaaccacgcctactacttatataccagatctttgaagacgatctgaatcgtttactttacaatacataaagtaagtactagtgaagatatcgatgcagaactttgcacaaatactacgtctatagtgtggcagccccattctaaaaatcgccgaaatcggaccataggttattaaggccccatatatcgaacacgaggacctcttTGCTTctcacctaatattatggtttccaactttcaatggactttatgcactatatatgacgaatatgtgggtcaaattgtatattatataatattaataaagttaaataaataaattgcgagagtataaaatgttcggttacacccgaacttagcccttccttacttgttttttcataaaattttcgaccattccctctgtctgcaagcttctcaagctcttcgtactcacgcatttcggcctcattctttttttgtctgcagatgcgtctcgcttccctcttcagctctcttTATCTATCCCaacccgcacgtgttgtggtcgtttgcaacgttgcgaggtaggcagtttgttttctctccgctgcgagacggcattgctcatcgtaccagctgtttttttttacttttccaaaagccaatggtttcggttgcagcggtacgcagtgagtttgagatgccgtcccacagttcccttataccgagatgctgatgagtgctcttagagagcaggagtgcaagtcgagtagagtatttcgtgacTGTCTGTTGTGTttacagcttttcgacgtcgaaccttccttgtgtttgttgacgggcgttctttgctgcacagaggcgggtgcgtatcttcgctgcaaccagataatggtccgagtctatatttggtcctcggagcgtacgcacgtctaaaacactggagacatgtcttccgtctatcacaacgtgatcgatttgattacgcgtgtttcgatcaggagacagccaagtagcttgatgtattttcttatgctggaatctggtactacagacgaccatatttcgggccctagctgatcagcctcaggccgtttggcgatgtttcgtcatggaggctgaattttccgactgttgtgccaaagacaccttctttacccaccctggcgttaaaatcgccaagcacgattttgacatcgtggcgggagcagcgctcataggtgcgttccaggcgctcatagaaagcatctttggtcacatcgtccttctcttccgttggggcgtgggcgcaaataagcgatatgttgaagaacctcgcttttatgcggattgtggttagacgttcatccaccgggactcggcgacggagtctctctcccaccacaaatccaacaccaaattagatgtcttccgtccttgtcccgtccatcgcacttcttggatggcgctgatgtcagcctttagtcgtatgaggacatctaccagctgggcagaggcgcccggacattccaggtgcatgcccttatatcattatccttaaaacgtttgcaaggGACGTCATCAAAAGgagggtgtctcatccgaggctttatttttcgatttttcattggtacgccgtttttatgtggtgggtcccaagccctacacacaaccgcagaagcgggttcgccttctcactttagctcgccttcaaacggatgtttgttagctaccgagaggatacttggtctaaaaccgcaAGTCGTGAGcggcttgaatcatgtggagaagaatcgtttctggacactcccaagtgaatgacaatcaaaaactttcctcacttacgtaaaCTTCTACACATTATTCCATCCTCCCTGTTAGTTGTAATAATAACAGCTTGAATCATATTgaaagtatgtatttatttaaaaatttgaatatattacacctattatgtatgtattatgaaTAATGCAAAACAAGCAGTCAATCGAATCTTAAAATATGTATCACTTCCTCACTTCTACAAGTTGGCAGAGTTGTCTTATATTACTAAATGTTTTTTGTACCTGTCTCATATATAAATTGAACTACTAAAAGTCAGTTAAATCGTTAACGACAAGTTTGAGAAACAGAAATTTAAAGCCaaaattagtataaaaaatttaaaatgagcgTGATGCCGGTATGATGAAAGTAGTGATATGTGTTAGTTAGattaattttgatataaatatcaTAGACATGAAACAAAATGCAGCAATAAAACTAAGTGATAAAGCGATCTATAGTATATGTTAATTAGATaccaaatataattataatacagtCCCAATTTTATCGAATAAGGAATATCCTGCACATGATGATTTTTTGGGGTTTCGCCAATACCTGAAAGCATATTCCACCTTAAAAGACATTTCTAGGCCCATtactcaatattttattaaataattttcaagctCTGGTATGATAAAGTTTCGAAAACGGCACCTTTTCTTCTATTATTTCTACTATTTCTTCGTTTCTTCCCTCCTTTTGGTGTTTTCGTTCTTTGTTAGagcaacttttaattttttgcactaTTTCTTGCTGATAgcttgtaacgggtgatttttttgaggttaggattttcatgcattagtatttgacagatcacgtgggatttcagacatggtgtcaaagagaaagatgctcactattctttgacatttcatcatgaatagacttactaacgagcaacgcttgcaaatcattgaattttattaccaaaatcagtgttcggttcgaaatgtttttatcgacaaattttgttcagcgatgaggctcatttctggttgaatggctacgtaaataagcaaaattgccgcatttggggtgaagagcaaccagaagccgttcaagaactgcccatgcatcccgaaaaatgcactgtttggtgtggtttgtacgctggtggaatcattggaccgtattttttcaaagatgctgttggacgcaacgttacggtgaatggcgatcgctatcgttcgatgctaacaaactttttgttgccaaaaatggaagaactgaacttggttgacatgtggtttcaacaagatggcgctacatgccacacagctcgcgattctatggccattttgagggaaaacttcggagaacaattcatttcaagaaatggacccgtaagttggccaccaagatcatgcgatttaacgcctttagactattttttgtggggctacgtcaagtctaaagtctacagaaataagccagcaactattccagctttggaagacaacatttccgaagaaattcgggctattccggccgaaatgctcgaaaaagttgcccaaaattggactttccgaatggaccacctaagacgcagccgcggtcaacatttaaatgaaattatcttcaaaaagtaaatgtcatgaaccaatctaacgtttcaaataaagaaccgatgagattttgcaaattttatgcgttttttttttaaaaaaagttatcaagctcttaaaaaatcaccctttagctaCTAGCAGAAACGACTTATAGGCAAAAGAAGTGGACATCGAAGTTTACATAAAAGTGGAACtgcaattttataaacttttattaaataattccaATCGTGTTTCCCAAACATGGAAATTGCTTTGCTCATTTACTTGTTTCTCTCGAATGTTCTTTTTCAACGTTAAACGTATTAAAAATGAGTTGAGAAACACGatggattttttttatcatCATCTCACTTTGATTAATATAGGGTATGATTTGCTTAAAGAAATCGATATTGAAAGTGTTATCTCTATGTTTTACCCATATTAAATCCAGAAATGTTTATCTGTAACAGTTTGGTTTTACTAAATAATCTTATCTTGAGAACCTATAGCAAACCAAGGGCCTCATGCCAGTATTTACTACAAACCCCTCGTTGGCTTAATCCGGCGCTGATTGACCGCCGATTGACATCACACTATCAATAATGAGTTCTGCTTCAATTAATTCATTTTCGACACAAACATTAAAATCTCTGAACAATTATATTTTCAGGTCCGTGATGTGCTAGGTGTACTCGTCGTAGTGGCAAATAGAAAATTGCGATAATTTACACCCTACTAATTTGATGATAAGATGTGATCTGAAATACCAAAAACTGACATACAAGATTTGCATGAAATTgttgtaaacaagtaaggaaatgttaagttcgggtacaaccatttcatccattttccacacgtgtcatcaggtgtcaagaaaatattatataccgaatttcattgaaatctatcgAGTAGTACCTGAGACCgatataagtgggcgatgccacgcccattgttAGTCATTGCAAATACTAGTCTCACAAGGAACATTGTTCATTGCATGAGCAGAATGACTGAAAACTGAAGAAGTGGAGGACTTAATCTTTAAAAGGTGCCGACAGAACTATTTATTTTACTAGCTAATCATTCTTCATTAGTTTTTAATGCAACTCAAGGAATCTTCTGTCACCGTGCTGAATGGTAAtcatagatatagggttatatatacccaagtgatcagggtaacgagttcaaatctgaatgtctatccatccgtccgtctgtgcaagcgataacttgagaaaaaatggaaatatcctaatgaaacttggtacagaTATTCCTTGGAACCATGAAACTGTTGGTATTGGGCGCaattggaccattgccacgcccacaaaatggcgaaaaccgaaaacacataaagtgtcataactaagctataaataaagttatgaaagtaatttggtacgaaggatgGCACTAgcaagggccatatttggatgtaatttttttgtggaagtgggcgtgtcccgcccccaaataggggttttgtatatatattttatgtatatcgcagaccaattaagctatataaaccaaactttctgcagtcggttcccttacgtaccccaccatacaccatgaaatcagttgaaatcggataataaccacgcccagctcccatacaaaggttaggttgaaaattactaaaagtgcgttaactcacgaatgaaaaacgtcagaaacactcaattttgcagaagaaatgctCATGGTGCTATTTGGAATTCTGTGGTCTGCATTTAGGCACGGATTGGTTTGACAAtacaacaagtaagaaaaggctaagttcaggtggaaccgaacattttatactctcgcaatttattgatatatttttattaagataacacacagaTATGAGAGCTATGGGAAGTtaggacccgattttaaccatttctggtacagatacacactattggaataaaaatatttgctctgaattaaattaagatatctgagagatttaccgaaattttcggtgaaaaattaccatggggcactgaattcttcatattcgatattcggggctttgaaaagttatagtccgatttcaacaattttttcacaagtgatgccacggatcatatacagtatttgtgtaaaattttatttcgctatcttcattggttgcttatgtatatcttataaagtgaaggaataagatggagtgggaggtgggcgtggttattaaccgatttcaactacttcatggtgtgtggtggggtgcgtaagagaaccgactgcagaaagtgtggtttataatagcttcattggtttgcgagctatatacaaataaccgatttgggggcggagccacgcccacttgcccaaaaaaattacatccaaatatgccccttcctagtgcgatcctttattccaaattttacttttataactttatttatggcttagttatgacactttatgtgtttttggttttcaacattttgtgggcgtggcagtggtccgattttgccaatttttttgCAACCCTCTTACGgtcccaagtttcattaagatatttcaatttttactcaagttatccgttgcacgcacgaacggacggacagacagacaccctgatcactttggtatatataaccctatatctaactcgtttagttttgggtgttacaaacaaccgttatgtgaacaaaactataatactctcttagcaacttttgttgcgagagtataaaaatattaacctgTATATTTCGAAATGTATTGAGTAAATAAATTGCTTGTGAAAATAACGAAGAAAGTGGCAACAGtgtaaaaatacttttaattaccCATACCAtcaaacttatttaaaaaaatacaaatttaataattcgtGCTTAACTAGGGCAAGATATCGCTTTCTTTGCTATTTTACATATGCTTCTAAGTAATTAATGGATATAATATCTTTGTGTGAATACCACTAAGAGCTATGAAATAAGGCCTCAGCtagatttattataattttttggatgTTGCCTCTCCCACCACCGCGCATACCAGGTCGCACTCTCTTGCGCAGCATCCTCCGGTTCTACTAGCGGTACATAGTCCATATGTATCGAAGCACGCAAACGATTGAACATCAACACCGACGCTGTGAATGACGCTATTGCACGAAGCGAATGCGATAGCTTAAATTTCGTTACTGGATAAAATAACTGCACAAGCATTTCGGCGAGGAAGGAGAGGAGAAAAAAAAGGAAATGCGGCAGATACCACATGGACAAATTGATCTTGAACTTTCCACCTAGCAGTGCCATTTTCTGTATGAATCGGGTCACATCATTGATGGGAGTGTCATCGGTCACAAATACCGGCAGACCGGCAATAGCTTTCGGCGATGCTTTCAGCGTTTTGTATGCACACAAATGGCCCCATGCCACGTTGCCTatgttggaaaatataaaaaagcaagCAAAAGATTAACAATCACATAACTTGGtcgtaaataatattatttggcTAACCGGCATAGACAAGCTGTTGTTTACCACCAGCACCGGCGATACGGGGATAGCTGAAGCCACGGCTTGACAAGTACTCGAAAATTCGGGGCACAAATTTCTCATCTCCCTCGCCATAAGTGAGCGGTGGGCGTATGGCCACAGTTTCCAAGTAATCTGAAAAATTAGATCTTActtatacatactacatatctatataattaAAGACATCAGGGCTTACCAATTTGATTGCTAAGCAGTGTTCCATTTGAATTTAATGCAATAGTCTCAGCGCGTAATTTCGACGACGAATAACCGGGTATCAGGAAAGATTTGTCGAAATTAACGGGGTCCTGTGCATTAAATGTGGGAGTGTTGGCCTTTGACTCAGTTTGGTTTATGACTATAGTGAAAGTGCTGTAGCCCTTAAATGGAACCAGACACACCGATGCACAGCTGGTGTATATGAGCCTCTTCACATTGTGCtgaacacataagtctacaacTGCGCTGGTACCATTCACGTTGGCACGATCtaattcattgaaattcggCGGATACTCAATACTAACCAGCGCGGCGCAATGGAAAACGCAATTTACACCTCTGAAGGCATCCTGCACAGTGCTGGACTTTGGCTCGCAAATGTCTCCGACAAAAGTCTTGAGTGCCTCTAAGTGAGAAATTCCTGCAAAGATGAATGTAACTAGTAAGAAGCTTGTTGATTTATACAATGTCTTACCAATTTTATTATCAAAGGGCAATATATCCAACGAACGCACTTCTTTGATACccaaatttttttgttcgcGCAATAGATATTTCAATAAGTGTTGTCCGATAAAGCCGCTACCGCCTGTGACTAAAGCCACTTCCTCCGTAGCATTCTGGGCAGTTGGCGTCATATTAACAACTTCTGCAATACTGAAACGTACAAAGTGTGTCATTTTTACATTTCGTAAAAAACGACGGacctaaaattaaaactgaGCTATGACCTATGTATATCTATCCTAATGTTAAATCACCTAAAACCTTAGTGTCTATATCCATTGATACAACTCAGTATTTATTAAAGGTATCGCATAGAAGAAGAGATATACAGACATTCTAATCAACTACTCTGTATCTATATATTAATAGTTTATATTGTTTTAGTCAGTAAGCCGATTTGATTCAGTCAGAGGATTTTGCAACTCGGACAACTCACATAACTCGCTGACCGAGCAAAACATTTTAAGCTAGCTTTAAGCATTAGCGGGAATGAAGTATTAACACTGCAAACAGTTATTTCGTCACTTGGacacattttcacttttgatTTACAGACTATGTTTATAGCCTCTGTGCCCTGAGAGATTTCAcatgcaacatatttttttatttccttagtAAATCTCGGCTCATTCACATTTAGACGTGAATAAATTTGTGTTCCGTCATTTGGCCAACTAACTTGGCCAGGGCCAGTGAATTGAAAAGGTCACAAACATAAACAAAGTAAGCCATTGCACATGCGCACACTCACGTAACTGCGTCGTTTGATAACGGCAATATTGTGcacataaacaaaaacacatctacatagatttgtatgttaataatttataagcGACGAATACCTAAACAGGTTTTCTTCACGTAACCAAATTATTTAACGGCGATCAACTTTGCCCTATAACAGTAATTAATtgcgaaaatatgaaaattagttcGTAATATACCTGGTCTAGGGTCCGTAAGTAGCACTAGATACccctaaaaattatatttctttaacaGAAGAACTCacctttaaaattttcttaaatgatTCGACAAGTCTTTTGGCAAAACTTCACTTTACAACATGTAGTATAGTTAACGGTTCTTTTATACGTTCGAGTCGCT containing:
- the Hsd3b3 gene encoding 3 beta-hydroxysteroid dehydrogenase/Delta 5-->4-isomerase type 3; translated protein: MTPTAQNATEEVALVTGGSGFIGQHLLKYLLREQKNLGIKEVRSLDILPFDNKIGISHLEALKTFVGDICEPKSSTVQDAFRGVNCVFHCAALVSIEYPPNFNELDRANVNGTSAVVDLCVQHNVKRLIYTSCASVCLVPFKGYSTFTIVINQTESKANTPTFNAQDPVNFDKSFLIPGYSSSKLRAETIALNSNGTLLSNQIDYLETVAIRPPLTYGEGDEKFVPRIFEYLSSRGFSYPRIAGAGGKQQLVYAGNVAWGHLCAYKTLKASPKAIAGLPVFVTDDTPINDVTRFIQKMALLGGKFKINLSMWYLPHFLFFLLSFLAEMLVQLFYPVTKFKLSHSLRAIASFTASVLMFNRLRASIHMDYVPLVEPEDAAQESATWYARWWERQHPKNYNKSS